A genome region from Thermoanaerobaculia bacterium includes the following:
- a CDS encoding ATP-grasp domain-containing protein — protein MPHFVRGLAEVGAEVLGVGDQPPGTLAPETRSALSDYLRVRSLWDEATLVEEVRRWLSGRRLDRVECLWEPGMLLAARLREALGVPGLNAAQTLPFRNKEEMKRLLDAAGIRTPRHLTARDEAGIRGAAERIGFPLILKPIDGAGSADTYRVSDAAELTQAIAKVRHVRELSVEEFIDGEEYTFDTVSIAGRPAFYNIAWYRPRPLKARSEEWISPQVIALRDPDQPLLREGVKMGLAVLEALGFESGFTHMEWYMKADGEVVFGEIGGRPPGAHQVDQMNYACDIDVFRGWADAVCFGRFRENVRRRYNVATIYKRAIGEGRIQRIEGLEAFKARHGAEIVWENLLPVGAPRRNWKQTLVSDGFVILRHPDLAITLAMADEFGEDVRLYAA, from the coding sequence ATGCCGCATTTCGTCCGCGGCCTGGCTGAGGTCGGCGCGGAAGTTCTGGGCGTCGGCGACCAGCCGCCCGGCACCCTGGCACCCGAGACCCGGAGTGCCCTTTCCGACTATCTCCGGGTGCGCTCCCTCTGGGACGAAGCGACGCTCGTCGAGGAGGTCCGGCGCTGGCTTTCGGGGCGAAGGCTCGACCGTGTCGAGTGTCTTTGGGAGCCCGGCATGCTCCTCGCCGCCCGGCTGCGCGAAGCGCTCGGCGTCCCCGGCCTGAACGCCGCCCAGACCCTTCCGTTCCGCAACAAGGAGGAGATGAAGCGTCTCCTCGACGCCGCCGGAATCCGCACCCCCCGCCACCTGACGGCGCGCGACGAAGCCGGCATCCGCGGCGCCGCCGAGCGCATCGGTTTTCCGCTCATCCTGAAGCCGATCGACGGTGCCGGCTCGGCCGACACCTACCGGGTGAGCGATGCCGCCGAGCTCACGCAGGCGATCGCCAAAGTCCGGCACGTGCGCGAGCTCTCGGTCGAGGAGTTCATCGACGGCGAGGAGTACACCTTCGACACGGTCTCGATCGCCGGCCGGCCGGCCTTCTACAACATCGCCTGGTATCGTCCGCGGCCGCTCAAGGCGCGCTCCGAGGAGTGGATCAGCCCCCAGGTCATCGCCCTGCGTGACCCCGATCAGCCGCTCCTCCGCGAGGGCGTCAAGATGGGCCTCGCGGTGCTCGAAGCGCTCGGATTCGAGTCCGGCTTCACCCACATGGAGTGGTACATGAAGGCCGACGGCGAGGTGGTGTTCGGCGAGATCGGCGGCCGCCCGCCCGGCGCCCATCAGGTCGATCAGATGAACTACGCCTGCGACATCGACGTCTTTCGCGGCTGGGCCGACGCCGTCTGCTTCGGGCGTTTCCGCGAGAACGTCCGCCGGCGCTACAACGTGGCGACGATCTACAAGCGCGCGATCGGCGAGGGCCGGATCCAGCGCATCGAGGGGCTCGAAGCGTTCAAGGCGCGGCACGGCGCCGAGATCGTCTGGGAGAACCTCCTGCCGGTGGGCGCGCCGCGCCGCAACTGGAAGCAGACCCTGGTTTCCGACGGTTTCGTGATTCTGCGCCACCCCGATCTTGCCATCACCCTGGCCATGGCCGACGAGTTCGGCGAGGATGTGCGGCTCTACGCTGCGTGA
- a CDS encoding DHH family phosphoesterase — translation MPTEETRVRFAALAEGIDSSPKRGRWLVMTHDNPDPDSLASTAALALILRRRFKRQVTVAYGGIIGRAENREMVRSLRLPLSHIRNVNRRNYSSFALVDCQPWSGNSQLPRSVVPDLVIDHHPLRKSTLAGLAVDVRPRYGATATILAEYLQASGLTPSRALATGLVYAIRSETQDFGREAAGPDHAAFDLLLPRIDRRMLARIQNARLPLVYFRNLHRALESLSGVGNLVVSNLGEVDQPDIVPEIADLLLRMEGKTWSLCTGSHADRVYASIRTTNARADAGNLMRRLIGTLGRGGGHGTMAGGFVSIPKTAADGGRAIERMLAVRFAQALKKNPERLAPIDLAKVELAAPEPPERQLP, via the coding sequence ATGCCGACCGAGGAGACGAGGGTCCGATTTGCCGCCCTCGCGGAGGGAATCGATTCGAGCCCGAAACGCGGCCGGTGGCTGGTCATGACGCACGACAACCCGGACCCGGACTCGCTCGCCTCTACCGCTGCCCTGGCGTTGATCCTGCGCCGGCGCTTCAAGCGCCAGGTGACGGTCGCCTATGGCGGCATCATCGGCCGCGCCGAAAACCGCGAGATGGTGCGCAGCCTCCGCCTGCCTCTGAGCCATATCCGCAACGTCAACCGGCGCAACTACAGTTCGTTCGCACTGGTCGACTGCCAGCCCTGGTCCGGCAACTCCCAGCTGCCGCGGTCGGTCGTTCCGGACCTGGTCATCGATCATCATCCGCTGCGCAAGTCGACATTGGCGGGACTCGCGGTCGATGTGCGCCCGCGCTACGGCGCCACCGCGACGATCCTCGCCGAATACCTCCAGGCGAGCGGCCTCACGCCCTCGCGGGCGCTCGCCACCGGGCTGGTCTACGCCATCCGCTCGGAGACCCAGGACTTCGGGCGCGAGGCCGCCGGCCCGGACCATGCGGCTTTCGACCTCCTGCTGCCGAGAATCGACCGCCGGATGCTGGCGCGGATCCAGAACGCGCGCCTGCCGCTGGTCTATTTCCGCAACCTCCACCGGGCGCTCGAGAGTCTCTCCGGGGTCGGCAACCTCGTAGTGTCGAACCTGGGCGAGGTCGACCAGCCCGACATCGTGCCCGAGATCGCCGATCTCCTTCTGCGCATGGAGGGCAAGACCTGGTCGCTCTGCACCGGCAGCCACGCCGACCGGGTCTATGCCTCGATCCGCACCACCAACGCCCGCGCCGATGCGGGCAATCTGATGCGCCGCCTGATCGGCACGCTGGGCAGGGGGGGCGGTCACGGCACGATGGCCGGCGGCTTCGTCAGCATCCCGAAGACCGCCGCCGACGGCGGACGGGCGATCGAACGCATGCTCGCCGTGCGTTTCGCGCAGGCCCTCAAGAAGAACCCGGAGCGCCTGGCGCCGATCGACCTCGCCAAGGTCGAGCTCGCCGCGCCCGAGCCGCCGGAGCGGCAACTCCCATGA
- a CDS encoding DUF1957 domain-containing protein gives MSPKTPKDGSPRPPKRVPGPAPTRPAKPPKAPIPPVPPELPAEGAGRAPIAVEREEIRIQFLQRPLLEPLPEIPGGLPHAGGGAGTPRRLAFVLHAHLPWVLGHGTWPHGEDWLAEAIVHCYLPLLDMADRLAERGRRNLFAFEVTPILAAMLADARTEAVVERYLTERTKSAWEARRKHPLAIWWHGEFERLRAIWDRFDHDLVATLARLAEAGAIELATSAGTHVYLPLAHTPKLIRLALRTGREQHRELFGDDPRGCWMPECAYRPGGPWQHPVTGAFEEGRPGNEQFLAEQGFRWTVVDAHLLRRGDPAFAYGANTRPEEIVEPSGPHPHPYWIRQSAVAAFLRDSRTAAQVWSRQGGYPGDGAFLDFHKRQWPSGLRLWRVTDPEADLQDKLVYWPEEARKRAREQAEHFIELASGLDGMNDGLICCPFDAELFGHWWFEGPIWLERVLELAAPGTAVEATTPDRELTSHPLLRRAFFAEGSWGASGDHRVWVNPQTEWFWRELADLERHAFAAVRWGGARQWRRAILNQLLLAAASDWPFLVTMGTGGDYAEQRFREHCSRLRELIDLGPRTRSLPAWVEGDMPFADLEPEWARPPEE, from the coding sequence ATGAGTCCGAAGACGCCCAAAGACGGCAGTCCGCGCCCACCGAAGCGGGTGCCCGGCCCGGCGCCCACCCGGCCCGCGAAGCCGCCGAAGGCGCCCATCCCGCCGGTGCCCCCGGAGCTCCCTGCGGAGGGCGCCGGACGCGCGCCGATCGCTGTCGAGCGCGAGGAGATCCGGATCCAGTTCCTGCAACGGCCGCTCCTCGAGCCGCTGCCGGAGATCCCCGGCGGCCTCCCGCATGCTGGCGGCGGAGCGGGAACGCCGCGCCGCCTCGCCTTCGTGCTCCACGCCCACCTCCCCTGGGTTCTCGGCCACGGCACCTGGCCGCACGGCGAGGACTGGCTGGCGGAGGCGATCGTCCACTGCTACCTGCCGCTGCTCGACATGGCCGACCGCCTGGCGGAGCGCGGCCGCCGCAACCTCTTCGCCTTCGAGGTCACTCCGATTCTCGCCGCGATGCTCGCCGATGCCCGCACCGAAGCGGTCGTCGAGCGCTACCTCACCGAGCGCACCAAGTCGGCCTGGGAGGCCCGGCGCAAGCATCCGCTGGCAATCTGGTGGCACGGCGAGTTCGAGCGCCTGCGCGCCATCTGGGATCGCTTCGACCACGATCTCGTCGCAACCCTGGCTCGCCTCGCCGAGGCGGGCGCCATCGAGCTCGCGACCTCGGCCGGGACGCACGTCTATCTGCCGCTCGCCCATACGCCGAAGCTGATCCGTCTCGCCCTGCGCACCGGCAGGGAGCAGCACCGCGAGCTCTTCGGCGACGATCCCCGCGGCTGCTGGATGCCCGAGTGCGCCTACCGTCCCGGCGGACCCTGGCAGCATCCGGTGACCGGCGCCTTCGAGGAGGGGCGGCCCGGAAACGAGCAGTTCCTCGCCGAGCAGGGGTTTCGCTGGACGGTCGTCGATGCCCACCTCCTCCGCCGCGGCGACCCGGCATTCGCCTATGGTGCCAACACCCGGCCGGAGGAGATCGTCGAGCCCTCCGGGCCCCATCCGCACCCCTACTGGATCCGGCAGAGCGCCGTGGCGGCCTTTCTGCGCGATTCGCGCACCGCGGCGCAGGTCTGGTCGCGGCAGGGCGGCTATCCGGGCGACGGTGCCTTCCTCGACTTCCACAAGCGACAGTGGCCTTCCGGTCTGCGGCTCTGGCGGGTTACCGACCCCGAGGCTGACCTTCAGGACAAGCTCGTCTACTGGCCGGAAGAGGCCCGAAAGCGTGCACGGGAGCAGGCCGAGCACTTCATCGAGCTCGCCTCCGGCCTCGACGGCATGAACGACGGCCTGATCTGTTGCCCGTTCGACGCCGAGCTCTTCGGCCACTGGTGGTTCGAAGGGCCGATCTGGCTCGAGCGCGTCCTCGAGCTCGCGGCGCCCGGCACGGCGGTCGAAGCGACCACCCCCGACCGCGAGCTCACCAGCCATCCGCTGCTGCGCCGCGCCTTCTTTGCCGAAGGCTCCTGGGGCGCGAGCGGCGACCACCGCGTCTGGGTAAATCCGCAGACGGAGTGGTTCTGGCGCGAGCTCGCCGACCTCGAGCGCCACGCGTTCGCCGCCGTGCGCTGGGGCGGGGCGCGACAATGGCGGCGCGCGATCCTGAACCAACTGCTGCTCGCCGCCGCCTCCGACTGGCCCTTCCTGGTGACCATGGGGACCGGCGGCGACTACGCCGAGCAGCGTTTCCGTGAGCACTGTTCCCGTCTGCGGGAGCTGATCGACCTGGGACCGCGCACCCGTTCGCTGCCCGCCTGGGTCGAGGGCGACATGCCCTTCGCCGACCTCGAGCCCGAGTGGGCGCGGCCACCCGAGGAGTGA